The Sporomusaceae bacterium genome includes a window with the following:
- a CDS encoding transketolase, whose product MDNVCSLADKAQKIRRHIIRMIGDAGVGHPGGCLSGVEIVTALYFVVMRVRPEEPKWPDRDRFILSKGHASALLYGVLAERGYFTVDELATFRRPWSKLAGHPDMNKVPGVDMTTGSLGQGLSVANGIAIAAKYDGRDSRVYILLGDGEVQEGQVWEAAMSAAHYRLDNVTAFIDRNGLQIDGPTEKVMGVEPLADKWRCFGWHVIEIDGHDYRQILDAVDEARKVEGKPTMVIARTLKGKGVCFMEGKVEWHGKAPAGDLYEQAKRELGCE is encoded by the coding sequence ATGGACAACGTTTGCAGCTTGGCGGATAAAGCACAGAAAATACGCCGCCATATCATTCGGATGATCGGCGATGCCGGAGTGGGACATCCGGGTGGCTGCCTGTCGGGCGTGGAAATCGTCACCGCTTTGTATTTCGTAGTGATGCGCGTCAGACCGGAGGAGCCCAAATGGCCGGACCGCGACCGATTCATCCTCAGTAAGGGCCACGCCAGCGCCTTGCTATATGGTGTGCTAGCGGAACGGGGCTACTTCACGGTCGATGAGTTGGCAACTTTTCGGCGCCCGTGGAGCAAGTTGGCCGGTCATCCCGACATGAACAAGGTTCCCGGCGTGGATATGACTACGGGTTCCCTGGGGCAGGGTCTTTCAGTCGCCAATGGCATAGCGATTGCCGCCAAGTACGACGGTCGGGACAGCCGGGTATACATTCTGCTGGGGGACGGCGAGGTTCAGGAGGGCCAGGTTTGGGAGGCGGCCATGTCTGCCGCCCATTACCGGCTGGACAATGTTACCGCTTTTATCGACAGGAACGGGCTGCAGATCGACGGCCCGACCGAGAAAGTGATGGGAGTGGAACCACTGGCCGACAAGTGGCGGTGCTTCGGTTGGCATGTCATCGAAATCGACGGCCACGACTACCGACAGATCCTTGATGCCGTGGATGAGGCCCGGAAGGTCGAGGGTAAGCCGACAATGGTTATTGCCAGAACGCTGAAAGGCAAGGGCGTGTGCTTTATGGAGGGTAAGGTCGAGTGGCACGGCAAGGCCCCTGCCGGCGATCTTTACGAACAGGCTAAGCGCGAATTGGGGTGTGAATAA
- a CDS encoding transketolase family protein codes for MVVSTRDAYGDVLVELGGRNEDIFVLDADLAESTRTFKFGEKYPRRYYNMGIAEQDMIGTAAGLALSGKIPFVSTFAVFAAMRGAEQVRTSICYPRLNVKIVTTHSGLSVGTAGATHFCEEDLAIMRAIPNMTVIAPSDAVQTRLAVAAAAAYDGPVYMRLGRGDSPVIYKELDYEIGKAVTVCEGDDVTIVATGVMVLRAMKAAEKLRADKIGARVIDMHTLKPLDKDAIVRAVAETRGIITLEEHNVIGGLGAAVAETVAEEGAKVKVRRLGIPDVFGDTAAAELLWDKYGMSVANICAVAKELIKR; via the coding sequence CTGGTGGTTTCGACCCGGGACGCCTACGGCGACGTCCTTGTCGAGTTGGGCGGCAGGAACGAGGATATTTTCGTCCTCGACGCCGACCTCGCAGAATCGACGCGGACGTTCAAGTTTGGGGAGAAGTACCCGCGCCGCTACTATAATATGGGGATCGCTGAACAGGACATGATAGGAACGGCCGCCGGGTTGGCTCTGAGCGGTAAAATTCCGTTCGTAAGCACCTTTGCCGTATTTGCGGCCATGCGGGGCGCCGAGCAAGTGAGGACTTCGATCTGCTACCCGCGGCTCAACGTTAAGATCGTGACGACTCACTCCGGTCTGAGCGTAGGGACAGCCGGGGCTACGCACTTTTGCGAAGAGGATCTGGCGATCATGAGAGCCATTCCCAACATGACGGTGATTGCTCCCTCAGACGCCGTCCAGACGAGGCTGGCGGTTGCCGCGGCGGCCGCATATGACGGTCCGGTATACATGAGATTGGGCCGGGGCGACAGTCCGGTGATCTATAAAGAGCTAGACTACGAAATTGGCAAGGCCGTAACCGTCTGCGAAGGCGACGACGTAACCATCGTTGCCACCGGGGTGATGGTCCTCCGGGCTATGAAGGCGGCGGAAAAACTGCGGGCTGACAAGATCGGTGCCCGGGTTATCGATATGCATACCCTCAAACCGCTGGACAAGGATGCCATTGTCCGGGCGGTTGCCGAGACCAGGGGGATAATCACGCTGGAAGAGCATAACGTGATTGGCGGCCTGGGAGCCGCAGTGGCCGAAACGGTGGCCGAGGAAGGCGCGAAAGTAAAGGTCAGGAGGCTGGGTATTCCTGATGTGTTTGGGGATACCGCGGCGGCCGAGTTGCTGTGGGATAAGTATGGGATGTCGGTGGCCAACATCTGCGCCGTGGCCAAGGAATTGATAAAACGATGA
- a CDS encoding TRAP transporter small permease, protein MGQVVAVLRTVDGALGWVANVITAGAICIQTLIMFVGVCFRYFFNSPLTWSDEISTYLLVLVTFFGSYVALRQKMLAKIELLVNKLPKTQKLVVMIIANLLGMVLLIAIAYFGVQLLMSPVTMRQKTASLDMPIWVFVAIIPLSALMMLIHMVVETYDILVRKGEDDGEKTTGSYV, encoded by the coding sequence ATGGGCCAGGTAGTAGCCGTTTTACGCACGGTGGACGGTGCCCTGGGGTGGGTGGCCAATGTCATCACCGCCGGGGCCATCTGTATCCAAACCTTGATAATGTTCGTGGGAGTCTGTTTTCGCTATTTCTTCAACTCGCCCCTGACCTGGAGCGATGAAATATCGACCTATCTACTGGTCCTCGTTACCTTTTTCGGCAGCTATGTGGCCTTGCGCCAGAAAATGCTGGCGAAAATCGAGCTGCTCGTCAACAAGCTGCCGAAAACGCAGAAACTCGTTGTCATGATCATAGCCAACCTGCTGGGCATGGTCCTGCTCATCGCGATTGCCTATTTCGGCGTTCAGCTGCTGATGTCGCCGGTTACCATGAGGCAGAAGACAGCGTCGCTCGATATGCCGATATGGGTATTTGTAGCGATTATACCGCTTTCCGCCCTCATGATGCTTATTCACATGGTGGTCGAAACGTACGATATCCTTGTCCGGAAGGGGGAGGACGACGGTGAAAAGACGACCGGTTCGTATGTCTAG
- a CDS encoding TRAP transporter substrate-binding protein has translation MKKSRTIIGLLLVAVMAATLIIGGCGGSDAKKPAEGPKKLRLGWVVAYQDDHPYTVAAVTFAKTVKEKSKGKIEFDLFPGGQLGGDRDMFEAIQLGTLDAGVISAPVVSAFTKVLVGTDMPYIFNNDYDLLYRAEQGEPGKKLLKRLEQETKVKALTFTYQPFRHFHTTKEIKNLADMKGMKIRAMQSPIHMDIFRALGANPTPIPYTEVYTSMQTGTIDGFESDVIGSNASKFYDVTKYITISGHFNNAVILVMSPKTWDKLSPEDQKIMQEAAEEAAKASLAITKTANDKYMQVMKDKGVKINTIDANEYVQAVKPVIEKYSKEIPEVKEFVDAVRAMQKK, from the coding sequence GTGAAAAAGAGCAGAACGATTATTGGTCTTCTCCTGGTGGCAGTGATGGCGGCCACACTCATTATCGGCGGCTGCGGCGGTTCCGACGCCAAGAAGCCGGCCGAGGGCCCCAAGAAACTGCGCCTCGGCTGGGTCGTAGCCTATCAGGATGATCATCCCTACACCGTGGCGGCGGTGACGTTCGCCAAAACGGTCAAAGAAAAGTCCAAGGGCAAAATCGAATTCGACCTGTTCCCTGGCGGCCAGCTCGGTGGAGACCGCGATATGTTCGAAGCCATTCAGCTCGGTACTCTGGACGCCGGCGTCATCTCAGCCCCGGTCGTGTCCGCTTTCACAAAAGTGCTGGTGGGCACCGATATGCCTTACATCTTCAACAACGATTATGATCTGCTGTATAGAGCGGAGCAGGGCGAACCGGGTAAAAAGCTGCTGAAGCGACTCGAACAGGAAACCAAGGTAAAGGCGCTAACCTTTACCTATCAGCCTTTCCGCCATTTCCATACAACCAAGGAAATCAAGAACTTGGCTGACATGAAGGGCATGAAAATTCGGGCCATGCAATCCCCGATCCATATGGACATTTTCAGGGCGCTTGGCGCCAACCCCACGCCCATCCCCTACACCGAAGTCTATACCTCGATGCAGACCGGCACGATCGACGGCTTTGAGAGCGACGTCATCGGCTCCAACGCCAGCAAGTTCTACGACGTAACCAAATACATCACCATTTCAGGTCACTTCAACAATGCTGTCATCCTTGTCATGAGTCCGAAGACCTGGGATAAGCTCAGCCCCGAAGACCAGAAGATCATGCAGGAGGCGGCCGAGGAAGCGGCCAAGGCTTCTCTGGCGATCACCAAAACCGCCAACGACAAGTATATGCAGGTGATGAAAGACAAAGGCGTCAAAATCAACACCATCGACGCAAACGAATACGTTCAAGCTGTAAAACCGGTCATCGAAAAGTACTCCAAGGAAATCCCTGAAGTCAAAGAATTCGTCGACGCAGTAAGGGCGATGCAGAAAAAATAA
- a CDS encoding TRAP transporter large permease, whose product MLVAIVFIVAMCIGVPIAFMLGLAGFTYILAIEPDLMISLPQRLFVTANNYGLLAIPMFILAGELMELSGDVARLLAFSRALVGSIKGGLAYVMVIVGFLLGGPLGSANAEAALLSSTLYPEMKKDGYNEEFTAGLIASVSVLGPLIPPGMLMVIYGVASGVSIAELFLAGVMPGLYLALALAAAIFFMGRWYPYPATNWLGWPEVWRTFKGAFFSIAAPVAVLAAIALGICTPTEAAAVASVLTLLIGTLVYKKIKPGDLVPVFVKTGVLSGSILIIGAMGGIFGWTLAMDRVPVLVADMMLSLTDNPYVVLLLINILLYCIGMFMDAVPAVMILVPVFMPIIKAYHFDPVHFGLLVCFNLTIGLMHPPVGTVFNTTLMATGVKLDKLIISIWWWVFICFGVLLFVTYVPSSVMFLPHMFSK is encoded by the coding sequence GTGTTAGTAGCCATCGTATTCATTGTCGCCATGTGCATAGGTGTGCCGATTGCCTTCATGCTTGGCCTGGCAGGCTTTACTTATATACTGGCGATCGAACCCGACCTAATGATATCCCTGCCGCAGCGGCTGTTCGTCACTGCCAACAACTACGGCTTGCTGGCCATCCCGATGTTCATCCTGGCCGGAGAGCTGATGGAGCTTTCCGGGGACGTGGCAAGGCTGCTGGCTTTTTCCCGTGCCCTGGTGGGCAGCATAAAGGGTGGCTTGGCCTATGTGATGGTTATCGTCGGCTTCCTGCTCGGCGGGCCGCTGGGCTCGGCTAACGCCGAAGCGGCGCTGCTGTCCTCCACCTTGTACCCGGAGATGAAAAAGGACGGCTACAATGAAGAGTTCACCGCCGGACTGATCGCCTCGGTATCGGTTCTCGGGCCACTCATTCCTCCAGGGATGCTGATGGTAATCTATGGGGTGGCCAGCGGCGTCTCGATCGCCGAGCTGTTTCTCGCCGGCGTCATGCCCGGTCTGTACCTGGCACTTGCCCTGGCCGCGGCGATATTCTTCATGGGCCGCTGGTATCCATACCCCGCGACCAACTGGCTGGGCTGGCCCGAAGTATGGCGGACTTTCAAAGGCGCCTTCTTCTCCATCGCCGCACCGGTAGCCGTGCTCGCCGCTATCGCCCTCGGCATCTGCACCCCCACTGAAGCCGCCGCCGTCGCCTCGGTGCTTACCCTGCTGATCGGCACCCTTGTTTACAAAAAAATAAAGCCGGGCGATCTCGTCCCGGTGTTTGTAAAGACAGGCGTGCTGAGCGGCTCCATCCTCATCATCGGCGCGATGGGCGGCATCTTTGGCTGGACGCTGGCGATGGACAGGGTGCCTGTCTTGGTCGCCGACATGATGCTGTCGCTGACCGACAACCCTTACGTCGTGCTGTTGCTCATCAATATCCTCCTGTACTGCATCGGCATGTTCATGGACGCCGTCCCGGCGGTCATGATCCTCGTGCCGGTTTTCATGCCGATAATCAAGGCCTATCACTTCGACCCCGTCCACTTCGGCCTGCTGGTGTGCTTCAACCTCACTATCGGCCTGATGCACCCGCCGGTGGGGACGGTGTTCAACACCACGCTCATGGCG
- a CDS encoding zinc-binding dehydrogenase translates to MKAVVKEKRGLGNVVYTDVPEPQPQKGEIKVEVKAAGVCGTDIHILHDGFRYTPPVVLGHEFAGVVVALGEGVSSFRIGDRVTAEAPARLCETCAFCRVGQYNLCSNRLGLGWGVNGCFAKYVIVEEKLAHKIPDNVSFKAGAVIEPLACVIHGMELTEVSANQTVLVAGPGPIGLLMLQAVKAEGARVIMSGTDIDKDRLALARELGADYTVNVQEQDLAEYVRGLTNGYGADVVFECSGNEHSVNACLEAIKKGGKYTQMGLFGKRIGIDMDKVVVKELKIVGVQSQRWSSWERALNLLATGKIRLEPVVSGEYTMAEWEKAFAAFESKQGLKIVMYPED, encoded by the coding sequence ATGAAAGCTGTTGTCAAAGAGAAGAGAGGGTTAGGCAATGTGGTGTATACCGATGTACCTGAACCGCAGCCGCAGAAAGGTGAAATAAAAGTGGAGGTAAAGGCGGCCGGGGTTTGCGGGACTGATATTCACATTCTTCATGACGGTTTTCGCTATACTCCGCCGGTCGTTCTCGGGCATGAGTTTGCCGGCGTGGTTGTTGCCCTGGGGGAAGGGGTCAGCAGTTTCAGAATTGGCGACCGGGTGACAGCCGAGGCTCCGGCCCGCTTGTGCGAAACCTGCGCCTTCTGTCGGGTCGGTCAGTATAATCTTTGTTCGAACCGGCTCGGTCTTGGCTGGGGTGTTAATGGATGTTTCGCCAAGTATGTCATTGTCGAAGAGAAATTGGCCCATAAGATACCGGATAATGTTTCTTTCAAGGCGGGGGCGGTGATTGAGCCATTGGCCTGTGTCATTCACGGCATGGAACTGACCGAGGTTTCCGCCAATCAGACGGTGCTGGTGGCCGGCCCTGGGCCGATCGGCCTGCTGATGCTCCAAGCGGTTAAAGCTGAAGGGGCAAGGGTTATAATGTCCGGCACCGATATCGACAAGGACCGTCTGGCCCTGGCCAGAGAGTTAGGCGCCGATTATACGGTCAACGTCCAGGAGCAGGATCTGGCTGAATATGTAAGAGGGCTGACCAACGGCTATGGCGCCGATGTTGTGTTCGAGTGCTCGGGGAACGAGCATTCGGTGAACGCCTGTCTGGAGGCGATCAAAAAGGGCGGTAAATATACACAGATGGGTCTGTTTGGCAAGCGCATAGGCATCGATATGGACAAGGTTGTCGTCAAGGAACTGAAAATCGTCGGTGTGCAAAGCCAGCGCTGGTCGTCGTGGGAACGGGCCCTGAATTTGCTGGCGACGGGGAAAATCCGTCTGGAACCGGTGGTTTCGGGGGAATACACTATGGCCGAGTGGGAAAAGGCTTTTGCGGCTTTCGAGAGTAAGCAAGGTTTGAAAATAGTAATGTACCCGGAAGACTAA